A DNA window from Cydia pomonella isolate Wapato2018A chromosome 18, ilCydPomo1, whole genome shotgun sequence contains the following coding sequences:
- the LOC133527867 gene encoding uncharacterized protein LOC133527867, translating into MSDTEHEQTKEPASGANVKPPGKKENVATAPSSDNDVSEPLVYGAVNRVAVRLPPFWPDDPEIWFAQVEAQFEVTGTKTDSTKFYTVVQQLDQNAAREVRDIITNPPAKGRYEKLKYELVRRLSMSRDERLRKLLVKEELGDLKPSQFLRKLQSLAGTGVSDEFLRSLWSSRLPINVQQIIASQNVSLSDLADLADKITEISPPNNMLQVASTSSAAVPLSFEGMLSKMEEFITSRIKSEITQQISQLNIRERRGRSRTPQGRGNRLARSRSRGRQHSQSRTPGICWYHNLFGDDAEKCTIPCSYKSSGNLNDSQ; encoded by the coding sequence ATGTCGGACACGGAGCACGAGCAGACAAAGGAGCCAGCGAGCGGGGCAAATGTCAAACCGCCGGGCAAGAAGGAAAACGTGGCCACGGCTCCCTCGTCGGATAATGACGTCTCGGAGCCCTTAGTGTACGGCGCAGTGAATCGAGTTGCTGTTCGTTTGCCCCCGTTCTGGCCAGACGACCCAGAAATTTGGTTTGCCCAGGTGGAGGCGCAGTTTGAAGTTACGGGTACGAAGACCGACTCCACTAAATTCTACACCGTGGTCCAACAGCTAGATCAGAACGCTGCCAGGGAAGTACGCGACATCATTACAAATCCACCCGCGAAAGGCAggtatgaaaaattaaaatatgaattggTGCGACGGTTATCGATGTCACGCGACGAGCGCTTACGGAAACTTCTAGTAAAGGAGGAGCTAGGCGATCTGAAACCGTCCCAGTTTTTGCGTAAATTACAATCGCTAGCCGGTACAGGAGTGAGTGACGAATTTTTAAGATCGCTGTGGTCGAGCCGTTTGCCCATTAATGTTCAGCAAATTATCGCTTCGCAAAATGTAAGCCTCAGTGATTTAGCAGATTTAGCCGATAAAATAACTGAAATATCGCCACCTAATAATATGCTTCAAGTAGCCAGCACCAGCTCAGCGGCCGTTCCGTTGTCATTTGAGGGTATGCTTTCAAAAATGGAAGAGTTCATCACAAGCCGTATTAAATCCGAAATTACCCAACAGATCTCTCAGCTGAACATTCGAGAACGACGAGGCCGCAGCCGTACGCCACAGGGTCGAGGCAACCGGTTAGCCCGGTCTAGAAGCAGGGGTCGTCAACATTCGCAGAGCCGTACTCCAGGTATTTGTTGGTACCATAATTTATTTGGCGATGACGCCGAGAAATGCACCATCCCGTGTAGTTACAAATCTTCGGGAAACCTGAACGACAGTCAGTAG
- the LOC133527640 gene encoding uncharacterized protein LOC133527640, with protein sequence MNPLNYISDEEFLPFLQSLEVESDRKSFEWMFNDPELSGILQWLYKSLDHSNALTAREKYRYAEIEQHLLSPEDLDRYITSLQEEFPGLCLPGDQESLQAAKMDVQMQNERLKMLEKHEAIVKDLINKNDLAKEELSREITKLNSAQHQLAQDETALAEECTSLAGELETLTDGVVDVIADSLTLYSSAHGDKEIAKKFLSFGPFESYKQAQTLYASHFDLYVSRKFSKRQNDTVTDGDLRCALIEASVMGERLYSAALAYIDAKTELSGEQAKLALVANYQNVHPSRIAHLSLEEQAALDLEPEEPILDQQIQDAVKEFVEGRTRLAAETTARSALAVRERIHSDLSHLLDVSQQALCLDRTLYYCLRAALRNVQEFLQLSSQLREYYTSESAAAVDRIKSMNEISYEQECCSRRLDSSDRLLDALRAVLDVGSDDALLLLKGYCDLRTEICALREHVYEGYESREQACSNFQKATLPLRQYIWDGCSKLPNCWNTAVAAMTHRLQRHMEQAERKVAEAGGSFSSVKNGDKQGLRKLWQYFLSDRTRLAAAMRAAHTRSFC encoded by the exons ATGAATCCGCTAAACTACATAAGCGACGAAGAATTCCTGCCTTTCCTCCAAAGTTTGGAAGTGGAGAGCGACAGAAAGTCGTTTGAATGGATGTTCAATGATCCTGAGCTTTCTGGTATTTTGCAGTGGCTTTATAAAAGTTTGGATCACTCCAATGCTTTAACTGCCCGTGAAAAATATAG ATATGCAGAAATTGAGCAGCATCTCCTTTCTCCCGAAGACCTGGACCGCTACATAACCTCGCTACAAGAGGAGTTCCCTGGGCTCTGCCTACCCGGAGACCAGGAGTCGCTGCAGGCAGCCAAGATGGATGTTCAGATGCAGAATGAGAGGCTGAAGATGTTAGAGAAACATGAGGCTATTGTTAAGGATCTTATTAACAAGAATGA TCTGGCAAAAGAAGAGTTAAGCCGAGAGATCACCAAGCTTAACTCAGCGCAGCACCAGCTAGCCCAGGACGAGACAGCATTAGCAGAAGAATGTACATCATTAGCCGGGGAACTTGAGACACTCACTGATGGTGTGGTTGATGTGATTGCTGATAGCCTTACTTTATATAGCAGCGCACATGGGGATAAG GAAATAGCAAAGAAATTCCTCAGCTTTGGTCCATTCGAGTCATATAAGCAAGCGCAGACACTATACGCGTCCCATTTCGACTTATACGTGTCCCGCAAGTTCAGTAAGAGACAGAATGATACCGTTACCGATGGGGATCTACGGTGCGCTCTGATCGAGGCATCCGTTATGGGAGAAAG attatacAGCGCAGCGTTGGCATACATTGACGCTAAGACAGAGCTTTCTGGCGAGCAAGCGAAACTGGCTCTAGTTGCCAACTACCAGAACGTACATCCCAGTAGAATAGC tCATTTGTCATTAGAAGAGCAAGCAGCCTTAGACCTGGAACCAGAAGAGCCAATACTTGACCAACAAATACAAGACGCAGTGAAGGAATTTGTTGAAGGCCGTACAAGGTTAGCGGCCGAAACCACTGCGAGGTCCGCTTTGGCTGTCAGAga ACGAATCCACTCGGACCTGAGCCACCTCCTCGACGTGTCGCAGCAGGCCTTGTGCCTCGACCGCACGCTATACTACTGTCTGCGCGCGGCGTTACGTAACGTTCAGGAGTTCCTGCAACTCTCGAGTCAGCTGAGAGAGTATTATACGTCCGAGAGCGCCGCGGCTGTTGACAGGATC AAATCAATGAACGAGATCAGCTACGAGCAGGAGTGTTGCTCGCGTCGGCTCGACTCGTCGGACCGCCTCCTCGACGCCCTGCGCGCCGTCCTCGACGTCGGCTCCGACGACGCGCTGCTCCTGCTTAAGGGCTACTGTGACCTGAGAACTGAGATCTGTGCGTTAAGAGAACATGTTTATGAGGGCTACGAGAGTCGAGAACAAGCATGTAGCAATTT CCAAAAAGCCACCCTGCCCCTCCGCCAGTACATCTGGGACGGCTGCAGCAAGCTGCCCAACTGCTGGAACACGGCGGTGGCCGCCATGACGCATCGTCTGCAGCGACACATGGAGCAGGCCGAGAGGAAGGTCGCCGAGGCCGGTGGGAGCTTCTCATCCGTTAAA AATGGCGACAAGCAGGGTCTCCGCAAGCTGTGGCAGTACTTCCTGTCGGACCGCACCAGGCTGGCGGCCGCCATGCGCGCCGCACACACCAGGAGCTTCTGTTAG